Proteins from one Enterobacter bugandensis genomic window:
- a CDS encoding helix-turn-helix domain-containing protein codes for MNTITDTMNQRISARIRLERESRGWSLSELAERAGVSRAMIHKIERGDSSPTATLLARLSGAFGISMSTLIARAEMQEGKLLRLANQPVWRDPQTHYLRRHVSPRTDLPIDLVQIELPAGSDVPMPASSYALARQLIWLQSGELVFQEGDTRHEMKAGDCLELGPPNDCRFINETNETCIYLVVRLNQSAS; via the coding sequence ATGAACACAATAACAGACACAATGAATCAGCGTATTAGCGCCAGAATTCGCCTCGAACGTGAATCACGCGGCTGGTCTCTTAGCGAGCTGGCCGAGCGGGCAGGCGTATCTCGCGCCATGATCCACAAGATAGAGCGCGGCGACAGCAGCCCGACGGCAACCTTGCTTGCCCGCCTGTCAGGCGCGTTTGGGATCAGCATGTCGACCCTGATTGCCAGAGCCGAGATGCAGGAGGGAAAACTCCTGCGCCTGGCGAACCAGCCCGTCTGGCGCGATCCGCAAACCCACTACCTTCGTCGCCACGTTTCTCCCCGTACCGATCTGCCTATCGACCTCGTTCAGATTGAGTTACCCGCGGGGAGCGACGTCCCGATGCCGGCGTCCTCCTACGCGCTCGCGCGGCAGCTGATCTGGCTGCAGTCCGGCGAGCTGGTATTTCAGGAGGGCGATACTCGCCACGAGATGAAGGCCGGAGACTGTCTGGAGCTGGGGCCGCCAAACGACTGCCGTTTTATCAACGAGACGAACGAAACCTGCATCTATCTTGTGGTCCGGCTTAACCAGTCTGCCTCGTAA
- a CDS encoding GNAT family N-acetyltransferase: MIVRHACKEDCAAIGEIYNHAVLHTAAIWNDKTVDTDNRIAWFEARTLAGYPVLVAEENGVVTGYASFGDWRAFDGFRHTVEHSVYVHPEHQGKGIGRTLMKALINEARAIGKHVMVAGIEAQNKASIHLHETLGFVTTGQMPQVGTKFGRWLDLTFMQLQLDERSDPDAIP; this comes from the coding sequence ATGATCGTTCGTCACGCCTGTAAAGAAGACTGCGCTGCGATAGGAGAGATCTATAACCATGCGGTGCTGCATACTGCCGCGATCTGGAACGATAAAACCGTTGATACCGATAACCGAATCGCCTGGTTCGAGGCCCGCACGCTCGCGGGTTACCCGGTTCTGGTGGCTGAGGAAAATGGTGTGGTTACCGGGTACGCCTCTTTCGGCGACTGGCGCGCCTTCGACGGCTTTCGTCACACGGTTGAGCATTCGGTGTATGTCCATCCGGAGCATCAGGGTAAAGGCATTGGCCGCACGTTAATGAAAGCGCTGATCAACGAGGCCCGCGCCATCGGCAAACACGTGATGGTGGCCGGCATTGAAGCGCAAAATAAGGCCTCGATTCACCTTCACGAAACGCTCGGTTTTGTGACCACGGGGCAGATGCCGCAGGTGGGAACCAAGTTTGGCCGCTGGCTGGACTTAACTTTTATGCAGCTGCAGCTGGACGAGCGCAGCGACCCGGACGCAATCCCATGA
- a CDS encoding DMT family transporter has product MNQSLTLAFLVAAGIGLVVQNTLMVRITQSSSTILIAMLLNSLVGIVLFVSILLLKQGFAGFSELAATVRWWTLIPGLLGSFFVFASISGYQNVGAATTIAVLVASQLIGGLVLDVLRSHGIPLRALIGPVCGAVMLVVGAWLVARRQF; this is encoded by the coding sequence ATGAATCAGTCGCTGACGCTGGCGTTCCTGGTGGCGGCGGGGATCGGTCTGGTGGTGCAAAACACCTTAATGGTGCGTATCACCCAGTCCTCCTCCACCATTCTTATCGCAATGCTGCTCAACTCCCTGGTCGGCATTGTGCTGTTTGTCAGCATTCTGCTGCTGAAGCAGGGCTTCGCCGGGTTCAGTGAGCTGGCCGCAACGGTGCGCTGGTGGACGCTGATCCCGGGGCTGCTGGGGTCGTTTTTTGTGTTTGCCAGCATCAGCGGCTACCAGAACGTGGGCGCGGCAACGACCATCGCGGTGCTGGTCGCAAGCCAGCTGATTGGCGGGCTGGTCCTTGACGTGCTGAGAAGCCATGGCATTCCCCTGCGCGCGCTGATCGGCCCGGTATGCGGCGCGGTGATGCTGGTCGTCGGGGCCTGGCTGGTAGCGCGACGCCAGTTTTGA
- a CDS encoding YdcY family protein: MSHLNEVIARVDAAIEESVIAHMNELLIALSDDADLSREDRYAQQQRLRTAISHHGKQHKEEMDARQEQLTKGGTIL, translated from the coding sequence ATGTCACATTTAAACGAAGTTATCGCCCGCGTGGATGCCGCCATCGAAGAGAGCGTCATCGCCCATATGAACGAACTGCTGATTGCATTGAGCGATGATGCCGATCTCAGCCGTGAAGACCGTTACGCCCAACAGCAGCGTCTGCGTACCGCGATTTCGCACCACGGTAAGCAGCACAAAGAGGAGATGGACGCACGCCAGGAACAGCTGACCAAGGGCGGCACCATACTGTAA
- a CDS encoding ABC transporter substrate-binding protein, whose product MSTGKTLLALALSALLPAGAAWAANNDTLIYCSEASPESFNPQIASSGPSFVASSQVLYNRLINFDPVKNTPVPSLAESWTISPDGKTYTFTLRKGVKFNSNKYFKPTRDFNADDVIFSVMRQKDPKHPYHNVSQGNYEYFNDVGLDKLIQDVKKVDDYHVQFTLSEPNAAFLADWGMDFASILSAEYADEMLKKGTPENVDTWPIGTGPYVLQQYKVDSLIRYVANPNYWDGEVPTKHLIFSITPNVETRLAKLQTNECQIIPAPSPVQFDVIKKNKDLTLHSVDALNVGYLAFNTEKKPFDNVLVRQALNYATDKKAIVNAVFMGSGTVAKSPIPPNMLGFNKDLQDYSYDPDKAKALLKQAGLEKGAEVTLWSMPVQRPYNPNSRRIAEMIQSDWAKVGVKAKIVSYEWGEYLSGMRKGEHDSALFGWMSDNGDPDNFADVLLGCNSIKTGSNAARWCDKGYDALVQKAKLTSDPAERAKLYGQAQEIFYQQAPWIALANGKTFFASRSNVTGYSVSLMGSDFSKAKLN is encoded by the coding sequence ATGTCTACAGGGAAAACGCTTCTCGCCCTTGCGCTGAGCGCTCTTTTACCAGCCGGTGCCGCATGGGCGGCAAACAACGACACCCTTATTTACTGCTCCGAGGCATCGCCAGAGTCGTTCAACCCGCAAATCGCCAGCTCCGGCCCGTCGTTCGTGGCCAGCTCTCAGGTTCTGTACAACCGCCTGATCAATTTCGACCCGGTGAAAAATACCCCGGTCCCGTCACTGGCGGAATCCTGGACGATTTCACCGGACGGCAAGACCTATACCTTTACCCTGCGCAAAGGGGTGAAGTTCAACAGCAACAAATACTTCAAGCCGACGCGCGACTTTAACGCCGATGACGTTATTTTCTCGGTGATGCGTCAGAAAGACCCTAAACACCCATACCATAATGTGTCCCAGGGCAACTACGAATACTTCAACGATGTCGGGCTCGATAAGCTGATTCAGGACGTTAAAAAGGTCGACGATTATCACGTCCAGTTCACCCTGAGTGAACCCAACGCCGCGTTCCTGGCCGACTGGGGAATGGATTTCGCGTCGATCCTCTCCGCCGAATACGCCGATGAGATGCTGAAAAAAGGCACGCCTGAGAACGTAGATACCTGGCCGATCGGTACCGGGCCCTATGTGCTCCAGCAGTACAAGGTGGACTCGCTGATCCGCTACGTCGCTAATCCGAACTACTGGGATGGCGAGGTGCCGACCAAACATCTTATCTTCTCCATCACGCCAAACGTGGAAACCCGCCTGGCGAAATTGCAGACCAACGAGTGTCAGATTATTCCTGCGCCGTCTCCGGTTCAGTTTGACGTGATTAAAAAGAACAAAGACCTGACGCTGCACTCTGTCGATGCGCTGAACGTCGGCTATCTGGCGTTTAACACCGAGAAAAAGCCGTTCGATAACGTGCTGGTGCGTCAGGCCCTGAACTACGCGACCGACAAGAAGGCTATCGTTAATGCGGTCTTTATGGGCTCCGGTACGGTGGCAAAATCGCCGATCCCGCCAAATATGCTGGGCTTTAATAAAGATCTGCAGGACTACAGCTACGATCCTGATAAAGCAAAAGCGCTGCTGAAGCAGGCCGGGCTGGAGAAGGGCGCAGAGGTCACGCTGTGGTCAATGCCGGTTCAGCGTCCGTATAACCCTAACTCGCGTCGTATCGCGGAGATGATCCAGAGCGACTGGGCGAAAGTCGGCGTGAAGGCCAAAATTGTCTCCTATGAGTGGGGCGAATACCTCTCCGGGATGCGCAAAGGCGAGCACGACTCCGCGCTGTTCGGCTGGATGTCCGATAACGGTGACCCGGACAACTTTGCCGATGTGCTGCTGGGCTGCAACAGCATTAAAACCGGGTCAAACGCCGCGCGCTGGTGCGATAAGGGTTATGATGCCCTGGTGCAAAAAGCGAAGCTGACCAGCGATCCGGCCGAGCGTGCGAAACTGTACGGCCAGGCGCAGGAGATTTTCTACCAGCAGGCACCGTGGATCGCGCTGGCAAACGGCAAAACGTTCTTTGCAAGCCGCAGCAACGTGACCGGATACAGCGTGAGCCTGATGGGCAGCGATTTCTCTAAAGCGAAGCTGAACTAA
- a CDS encoding SrfA family protein has translation MAKTLLRSGNLDDFQAVGGGGQAVFESALQIREALRLRKQQAIVDCLAIPQVNDSGDRVDWYSPVEGSVTSWKAASEDDRYRALRYLENTLASVESLSKKCLQSPKTAQQLFGSLLSKAFQFPGENFVFLVAGKPIICFWGFVNLNENARDDVLDCLREALIPEPAPVVIEEPEPEPAPEPSITFEKADEPLIAPVAAVRITPEELYEPEPAQVVAQPVQEPAPVAVTKKRRVPLWTLPVAAVIVAAIAAPLLWPKQAPSAEPAPAPAPEPVAIAPQPIKAVEPLAMNLPLHQAEVVASKEKEPAPAPEAAPVVIVPIPKDAMVMEAGQVKAGSTRFLNGTWRAVLDVKDPVTGKPPSMRYQIQNNKGFARVVHGDNIVCRAEIFSGLHSNGELMIKSRGNARCTDGSRYPMPEVACKAGASDIAECRARYDANTVVPLTFKKAGA, from the coding sequence GTGGCAAAAACTCTTTTACGCAGCGGTAATCTGGATGATTTTCAGGCCGTTGGCGGCGGCGGACAGGCCGTTTTTGAATCAGCGTTACAAATCCGGGAAGCGCTTCGATTGCGCAAACAGCAGGCCATAGTGGACTGTCTGGCTATTCCTCAGGTCAACGACAGTGGCGACCGCGTGGACTGGTATTCCCCCGTTGAGGGAAGCGTCACCAGCTGGAAGGCGGCCAGTGAAGACGACCGCTACCGCGCCCTGCGCTATCTGGAAAACACGCTTGCCAGCGTTGAGTCGTTAAGCAAGAAATGCCTCCAGTCGCCCAAAACCGCGCAGCAGCTTTTCGGCTCGCTGCTGTCGAAAGCGTTTCAGTTTCCCGGCGAGAATTTTGTTTTCCTGGTCGCAGGAAAGCCGATTATTTGCTTCTGGGGTTTTGTAAACCTGAACGAAAATGCGCGCGACGATGTCCTCGACTGCCTGCGTGAAGCGTTGATACCCGAGCCTGCCCCCGTTGTGATTGAAGAGCCCGAGCCAGAACCCGCGCCCGAACCGTCCATCACCTTTGAAAAAGCAGACGAGCCGCTGATTGCGCCCGTCGCCGCCGTGCGTATTACGCCGGAAGAACTGTATGAGCCGGAACCCGCGCAGGTTGTTGCGCAACCCGTTCAGGAACCTGCGCCTGTTGCCGTCACGAAAAAACGTCGCGTTCCCCTGTGGACCCTGCCGGTTGCCGCCGTGATTGTGGCAGCCATTGCCGCGCCGCTGCTGTGGCCAAAACAGGCCCCTTCGGCAGAGCCCGCTCCGGCACCGGCTCCGGAGCCCGTGGCTATTGCACCGCAGCCGATCAAAGCGGTAGAGCCGCTGGCTATGAATCTCCCCCTGCATCAGGCTGAGGTCGTCGCCAGTAAAGAAAAAGAACCCGCTCCTGCACCTGAAGCCGCACCGGTGGTAATTGTTCCGATCCCGAAAGATGCCATGGTGATGGAAGCCGGTCAGGTGAAAGCCGGGTCGACGCGCTTCCTGAACGGTACCTGGCGCGCGGTTCTCGACGTGAAAGATCCGGTCACCGGCAAGCCGCCGTCAATGCGCTATCAAATCCAGAACAATAAAGGTTTCGCCCGCGTCGTGCACGGCGACAACATTGTCTGCCGCGCGGAGATTTTCTCCGGGCTGCACAGCAATGGCGAGCTGATGATTAAAAGTCGCGGCAATGCCCGCTGCACCGACGGTTCCCGCTATCCGATGCCGGAAGTCGCCTGTAAAGCCGGGGCCAGCGATATCGCAGAATGTCGCGCTCGCTACGATGCCAACACCGTCGTCCCACTGACGTTCAAGAAAGCAGGTGCCTGA
- a CDS encoding virulence factor SrfB, with protein sequence MLVNLCDYKQSVTLIANSGVQFLDFGLTPQDTASNGRFVRKTANGPLLRLDFDLVNGRYTLPGTNGGQPEVVKPETTIPLHQSLAVLDGVWLPVPFLRFNPPRTFVEGPDNWARVQVRKLEKPDTAGNSHRVTLALDSQIAEHATSALSPVENDILNGTRFALAWRDSEVESFLDQTWIDGWLREAFTQYADGVENRSERDLQQAMRSFEYQAHWLNLLTMLGEQITIPEVKFVTHTLSTPAIPVDLILDVGNTHTCGVIIEDHGDANDGLRQTAELQVRSLSEPQFLNEPLFTSRLEFSEARFGKQHFSVESGREDAFVWPSIVRVGDEARKLAMQRLGTEGNSGISSPRRYLWDETPVVQDWRFSQMNGKTQREPLATAFPLMNLMNDDGEPLFTLPQDERLPVFSPQYSRSTLMTHMLCELLAQALGQINSVATRLRLGFPASPRQLRTLILTLPSAMPKQEREIFRRRMFEAIAIVWKAMGWHPQDEDFATRKQQEKSVVPVPEIQMEWDEASCGQLVWLYNEAISRFGGQTEAFFASLARTDREPEPGVQPGRALRVASIDIGGGTTDMAITHYQLDDGSGNNVKITPQLLFREGFKVAGDDTLLDVIQRYVLPALQTQLQKSGIADASLLMASLFGDSGRIDTQAVLRQQTALQLFMPIGHAILSAWEASDIDDPLAGLHATFGELLAQKPTRNVMNYLQQAIDHALPAGSEAFDLFAVPLHVNFREMQDAMLAGQFTLTSPLHAVCEAISHYSCDILLITGRPGCLPGVQALIRHLQPVPVNRIVWLDKYQVHEWYPFSQQGRIGNPKSTAAVGAMLCSLALDLRLPRFNFKAADIGAYSTVRYLGVLDNTVNTLREENVWYQDIDLDKPGAKLDARLHFPLRGNVTLGFRQLANARWPATPLYTLSINSAELAKAIAGDGVLNVRLKLCGGSKLEGPESFELSDAWLQDGTPVAPDALTFKLNTLADRRHSGSHYWIDSGSVYLK encoded by the coding sequence ATGCTGGTAAATCTTTGCGACTATAAACAAAGCGTCACGCTTATTGCCAACAGCGGCGTGCAGTTCCTGGATTTCGGCCTGACGCCGCAGGACACCGCCAGCAACGGGCGCTTCGTTCGTAAAACCGCGAACGGCCCCCTTTTGCGACTCGATTTCGACCTGGTGAACGGGCGCTATACCCTGCCGGGGACGAACGGCGGTCAGCCTGAAGTGGTTAAACCGGAAACCACCATTCCGCTGCATCAGTCCCTTGCCGTGCTGGACGGCGTCTGGCTTCCCGTGCCGTTCCTGCGCTTCAATCCGCCGCGGACCTTTGTGGAAGGACCGGATAACTGGGCGCGCGTTCAGGTGCGCAAGCTCGAGAAGCCCGACACGGCAGGCAACTCGCACCGCGTCACCCTCGCGCTCGACAGCCAGATCGCGGAGCATGCCACCTCCGCCCTGTCGCCGGTTGAAAACGATATTCTGAATGGAACCCGCTTTGCGCTGGCGTGGCGCGATAGTGAGGTAGAAAGTTTCCTCGACCAGACCTGGATTGACGGCTGGCTGCGTGAGGCATTTACCCAGTATGCCGACGGCGTGGAAAACCGCTCTGAACGCGACCTGCAGCAGGCGATGCGCAGCTTCGAATACCAGGCCCACTGGCTCAACCTGCTGACCATGCTCGGTGAACAGATCACCATTCCGGAAGTGAAATTTGTCACCCATACGCTCAGCACGCCTGCCATTCCTGTCGACCTGATCCTAGACGTGGGCAACACCCATACCTGCGGCGTCATTATCGAAGACCACGGTGATGCAAACGACGGGCTTCGGCAGACCGCCGAGTTGCAGGTTCGTTCGTTAAGCGAGCCGCAGTTCCTGAACGAGCCTCTCTTTACCAGCCGTCTTGAATTTTCCGAAGCGCGCTTTGGCAAACAGCACTTCTCGGTAGAAAGCGGTCGCGAAGATGCGTTTGTCTGGCCGTCGATTGTTCGCGTGGGCGATGAAGCCCGCAAGCTGGCGATGCAGCGCCTGGGAACCGAAGGTAACAGCGGCATCTCCAGCCCGCGCCGCTATCTGTGGGATGAAACGCCTGTCGTGCAGGACTGGCGCTTTAGCCAGATGAACGGCAAAACCCAGCGTGAACCGCTCGCCACGGCGTTTCCGCTGATGAACCTGATGAACGATGACGGTGAGCCGCTGTTTACGCTGCCGCAGGACGAGCGGCTGCCGGTCTTTTCGCCGCAGTACAGCCGCAGCACGCTGATGACGCACATGCTGTGCGAGCTGCTGGCGCAGGCGCTGGGCCAGATCAACAGCGTCGCCACCCGCCTGCGCCTGGGCTTCCCGGCCTCGCCGCGCCAGCTGCGCACCCTGATCCTGACCCTGCCCTCGGCCATGCCGAAGCAGGAGCGCGAGATTTTCCGTCGCCGCATGTTTGAAGCCATTGCCATCGTCTGGAAAGCGATGGGCTGGCACCCGCAGGATGAAGATTTTGCCACCCGCAAGCAGCAGGAAAAAAGCGTGGTGCCGGTCCCTGAGATTCAGATGGAGTGGGATGAAGCCAGCTGCGGTCAGTTGGTCTGGCTGTATAACGAAGCGATTTCCCGTTTTGGCGGCCAGACGGAAGCCTTTTTCGCCTCCCTCGCCCGCACGGATCGTGAACCTGAGCCAGGCGTGCAGCCGGGCCGCGCATTACGCGTCGCGTCTATCGACATCGGCGGTGGCACCACGGATATGGCAATAACCCACTACCAGCTTGATGACGGCTCCGGTAATAACGTCAAAATCACCCCGCAACTGCTGTTCCGCGAAGGGTTCAAGGTGGCGGGCGACGATACCCTGCTGGACGTGATTCAGCGCTATGTCCTGCCCGCCCTGCAAACGCAGCTGCAGAAATCCGGCATTGCGGACGCCTCACTGCTGATGGCGTCGCTGTTCGGCGACTCCGGGCGTATTGATACCCAGGCGGTACTGCGCCAGCAAACGGCGCTTCAGCTCTTTATGCCGATTGGCCACGCCATTCTTTCCGCGTGGGAAGCCAGCGACATTGACGATCCGCTGGCGGGCCTGCATGCCACCTTTGGCGAGCTCCTTGCGCAGAAACCAACCCGCAACGTGATGAACTATCTTCAGCAGGCAATCGATCATGCCCTGCCGGCGGGCTCAGAGGCGTTCGACCTGTTCGCCGTGCCGCTGCACGTGAACTTCCGCGAAATGCAGGATGCAATGCTGGCCGGTCAGTTTACGCTGACCTCGCCGCTCCACGCGGTGTGTGAAGCGATTTCCCATTACAGCTGCGATATTCTGCTCATCACCGGGCGCCCGGGCTGCCTGCCGGGCGTTCAGGCGCTGATTCGGCATCTGCAGCCGGTGCCGGTCAACCGCATCGTCTGGCTGGATAAATATCAGGTTCACGAGTGGTATCCCTTCAGCCAGCAGGGGCGCATAGGCAATCCGAAATCGACCGCCGCGGTGGGGGCCATGCTCTGCAGCCTGGCGCTCGATCTGCGTCTGCCGCGCTTTAACTTTAAGGCCGCGGACATTGGCGCGTATTCAACCGTGCGTTATCTCGGCGTGCTGGATAACACCGTCAATACGCTGCGCGAGGAGAACGTCTGGTATCAGGATATAGACCTGGATAAGCCGGGAGCGAAGCTCGACGCCCGTCTGCACTTCCCGCTGCGCGGTAACGTTACCCTCGGCTTCCGCCAGCTGGCGAACGCGCGCTGGCCCGCCACGCCGCTTTATACGCTCAGCATCAATTCGGCTGAACTGGCAAAAGCGATTGCCGGCGACGGCGTGCTTAACGTGAGGCTTAAGCTCTGCGGCGGCAGCAAATTAGAGGGCCCTGAGTCCTTCGAGCTCAGCGATGCCTGGCTGCAGGACGGCACGCCGGTTGCGCCTGACGCGTTAACCTTCAAACTGAATACCCTGGCCGATCGCCGACACAGCGGTAGCCACTACTGGATCGACAGCGGGAGCGTATACCTGAAATGA
- a CDS encoding virulence factor SrfC family protein, with translation MTATTTTTQALIGWINETRLNAPVLDNDADALLARINAAQAREQAIERALTRRSSIGLYGHSQSAKAHLLLSLCGSGNGRLNVMPGQRTFDYFSHINPGHALTNMAVRFTRDTPEVADEAFPLRLSLVTEAELVQLFIARTTLHPQMRAVDKAVIETRLEKWRGLRQPQSVPGITAQDVGAISRFWQSTVPAARQQIDDALWHEFAQLVPSLDLSTRASVWSLLWGEQQELTQQWLKLAHVLHQTSHASELAAPLSLLVDSFGLPGEGFLTHGTLTQQETQETLLHPLNNGEMLNAISIPVDVLAFLTRELVLPVENGALDNVDIIDIPVFEDGSADPLVQAKCQWLLEHYRQQLQPDVLVICNATARHEQTAQKAKVLINWIKETQPAEESALPGLVWAITPHDARFTTRQNLDEAVQHLLGKPGLRWGTLQALDSHSMQRVIEWLSQATLPAQRQKRLGTLKNLLRQEIASLMQSYLAPLVEEPGTRRAQAENMVRTLQSSAARHGELLEGLLPPLKAFETLLAVQQPREEQVNGLFTDTIDLFADNAQESAGRFQTKDKARLAHRVWINHLRQWSRNEATAARLGLEPAVLQQIADVLVVTSYRLNLPQQLQRIVDADKSSAAQLHAVIGNFVGWLGYDQTPSAERPASRIRKGQAIFVTPVVSSAAPRLTRLGEQPVHAATAYVYDWLVALYSRAIENINYQHPHDVQPDARRALRALIL, from the coding sequence ATGACAGCGACCACGACCACCACCCAGGCCTTGATCGGGTGGATTAATGAGACGCGCCTGAACGCCCCTGTGCTGGATAACGATGCTGATGCCCTGCTTGCTCGTATCAACGCGGCGCAGGCGCGGGAGCAGGCCATTGAACGCGCCCTGACCCGCCGGAGCAGCATTGGGCTTTACGGCCATTCTCAGAGCGCCAAAGCGCACCTGCTGCTGTCGCTATGCGGCAGCGGTAACGGGCGCCTGAACGTGATGCCGGGCCAGCGCACCTTTGACTATTTTTCGCATATTAACCCAGGGCATGCCCTGACCAACATGGCCGTGCGCTTCACCCGAGACACCCCGGAGGTAGCGGATGAGGCGTTTCCGCTGCGTCTGAGCCTGGTCACCGAGGCCGAACTGGTACAACTGTTTATTGCCCGCACGACGCTGCACCCGCAGATGCGCGCGGTGGATAAGGCGGTCATTGAGACGCGTCTGGAGAAATGGCGCGGCCTTCGCCAGCCGCAGAGCGTGCCCGGCATCACGGCGCAGGATGTGGGTGCGATTTCGCGTTTCTGGCAAAGCACGGTACCCGCCGCGAGACAGCAAATTGATGACGCCCTGTGGCATGAGTTTGCCCAGCTGGTGCCATCGCTCGATCTCAGCACCCGCGCCAGCGTCTGGTCGCTGCTGTGGGGCGAGCAACAGGAGTTAACCCAGCAGTGGCTGAAGCTTGCCCACGTGCTGCATCAGACCAGCCATGCGAGCGAGCTGGCTGCGCCGCTGAGCCTGCTGGTGGACAGCTTTGGTCTGCCTGGTGAAGGGTTCCTGACGCACGGCACCTTAACCCAGCAGGAAACTCAGGAGACGCTGCTTCATCCGCTGAACAACGGTGAAATGCTCAACGCCATCAGCATCCCGGTCGACGTGCTTGCTTTCCTTACCCGCGAGCTGGTCTTGCCGGTTGAGAATGGCGCGCTGGATAACGTTGATATCATTGATATTCCGGTCTTTGAAGACGGCAGCGCCGATCCTTTAGTACAGGCTAAATGCCAGTGGCTGCTTGAACATTACCGCCAGCAGCTCCAGCCGGATGTGCTGGTTATCTGCAACGCGACAGCGCGGCACGAGCAGACGGCCCAAAAAGCAAAAGTGTTAATTAACTGGATTAAAGAGACCCAGCCTGCCGAGGAGTCTGCCCTGCCGGGGCTGGTGTGGGCGATCACACCGCATGACGCTCGTTTCACTACCCGACAGAATCTCGATGAAGCCGTACAGCATCTGCTGGGCAAGCCAGGCCTGCGCTGGGGAACTCTGCAGGCGCTGGACAGCCACAGCATGCAGCGCGTCATTGAGTGGTTGTCTCAGGCGACGCTCCCGGCACAGCGGCAGAAGCGCCTTGGCACGCTGAAAAACCTGCTGCGGCAGGAGATCGCGTCGCTGATGCAAAGCTATCTGGCGCCGCTGGTTGAGGAACCGGGTACACGACGTGCTCAGGCCGAAAACATGGTGCGCACGCTGCAAAGCAGCGCCGCCCGTCACGGCGAGCTGCTTGAGGGCCTGCTGCCGCCGCTAAAAGCCTTTGAAACGCTGCTCGCCGTTCAGCAACCGCGCGAGGAGCAGGTGAACGGGCTGTTCACGGACACCATCGATCTGTTCGCCGATAACGCCCAGGAAAGCGCAGGACGATTCCAGACAAAAGACAAAGCGCGCCTGGCGCACAGAGTATGGATAAATCATCTGCGCCAGTGGAGCCGCAATGAAGCTACCGCCGCCCGTCTTGGTCTGGAGCCCGCGGTGCTGCAGCAAATCGCGGATGTGCTGGTGGTAACCAGCTACCGGCTTAATCTCCCGCAACAGCTTCAGCGAATTGTCGACGCGGATAAAAGCAGCGCGGCGCAGCTGCATGCGGTGATAGGGAATTTCGTTGGCTGGCTGGGTTACGACCAGACCCCGTCAGCAGAACGCCCCGCAAGCCGCATTCGCAAAGGTCAGGCAATCTTTGTTACGCCCGTCGTCAGCAGTGCCGCACCGCGCCTGACGCGTCTGGGGGAGCAGCCTGTTCATGCGGCCACCGCGTACGTTTACGACTGGCTGGTTGCCCTCTATAGCCGGGCAATCGAAAACATTAATTATCAGCACCCGCATGATGTTCAGCCTGACGCACGTCGGGCACTGCGGGCTTTAATCCTGTAG
- a CDS encoding alpha/beta fold hydrolase: MNSFYSQHAGCTVRWHDLPGSGDPVVFIHGLGCASSYEYPRVVRDPQFGGRRAILIDLPGSGYSDKPEHYSYKTTEQARVVAELIDHLQLDAFWLYGHSMGGSIAIETAGLLAPRVKGLIVSEPNFHAGGGMFSRAIAAQTEHQFVAQGYNAMLRKETTAWAGCLQSNAPYAVWRGASSLVAGVEPDWEAQFLSLPCPVTLIFGELSLPDDDVDNLKLKGVEVKIIPAAGHSMSWENPSALAQALAECMAA, translated from the coding sequence ATGAACAGTTTTTACTCGCAGCATGCGGGTTGCACCGTGCGCTGGCATGATTTGCCCGGCTCTGGCGATCCCGTAGTCTTTATCCACGGATTGGGCTGCGCCTCTTCCTATGAATATCCTCGCGTCGTCCGAGACCCTCAGTTTGGCGGGCGCAGAGCTATTCTCATCGATTTACCCGGCAGCGGTTACAGCGATAAGCCTGAACATTACAGCTATAAAACGACTGAACAGGCGCGCGTCGTGGCGGAGTTGATTGACCATCTTCAGCTGGATGCTTTCTGGTTATACGGTCACAGCATGGGCGGCAGCATTGCTATAGAAACGGCGGGGCTGCTGGCACCGCGCGTGAAGGGACTGATAGTGTCGGAGCCCAATTTTCACGCCGGTGGGGGGATGTTTAGCCGCGCTATTGCGGCGCAAACCGAACACCAGTTTGTGGCGCAGGGCTATAATGCCATGCTCCGTAAAGAGACCACCGCCTGGGCCGGGTGCCTGCAAAGCAATGCACCCTATGCCGTCTGGCGCGGCGCATCAAGCCTGGTCGCCGGTGTTGAGCCGGACTGGGAAGCGCAATTTCTGTCGCTGCCTTGCCCGGTGACGTTGATTTTTGGTGAGCTCTCACTGCCGGATGACGATGTGGATAATCTGAAGCTGAAGGGCGTTGAGGTCAAAATCATCCCTGCGGCGGGGCACTCCATGTCGTGGGAAAACCCGTCGGCACTGGCGCAGGCGTTAGCGGAGTGTATGGCGGCGTAA
- a CDS encoding GhoT/OrtT family toxin: protein MTLYQKMLVFYAVMASICALITWFLSKDRKRIRLLSAFLVGSTWPMSFPVALLISLF from the coding sequence ATGACGTTGTATCAAAAGATGTTGGTTTTTTACGCAGTGATGGCTTCCATCTGTGCATTAATTACCTGGTTCCTTTCTAAAGACCGCAAGCGCATCCGCCTGCTTAGCGCGTTTCTGGTCGGGTCGACCTGGCCGATGAGTTTCCCCGTTGCGCTGCTGATTTCTCTTTTCTGA